A portion of the Diprion similis isolate iyDipSimi1 chromosome 4, iyDipSimi1.1, whole genome shotgun sequence genome contains these proteins:
- the LOC124405440 gene encoding UDP-glucosyltransferase 2-like, giving the protein MKLINFSLILLSTLCFVRNGNGARILAMFPVPAPSHFSMYRGVLMDLANRGHQIDVVSHFPLKYPFDNYRDIIDLNGKMEVMVNTLDFETVSRVGDIAVEEYGAEKAGNDICHILGNPEIQELIKNPPQDPPYDLVIAELFFSSCFFAFGRHLNVPVVAMTSAPTLHYSNEPLGNPLNPAIVPEYEDGSIIHMNFWQRLRNTLFTFNKIRRIRSITEVQNDVVKKYFGSDMPGVRELERDLSLLLVNSHHTLNGIRPMTPAILEVGGIHLRFENVELPADLQNWLDNATSGFIYFSFGTLLKIESLPKEFLAELYSGFSKIAPIRVVMKSTNPEELPPGLPQNVMTLKWLPQIEILRHRNIRGFVTHGGLGGIQEATVFVVPIVGIPIFADQPRNIRNCVERGVAVSLNYREFTADKFVSAINEIIHDPKYKNNMMRLSAQFMDRPMDPRELAIYWIEYIITYGGDSLRSPAVQLTWWQLALLDVYGSIFVAALVTIYVAKLFISALIRRVIRSSKTVPVTKKKN; this is encoded by the exons ATGAAgctcataaatttttcattaatattaCTAAGCACCCTTTGCTTTGTACGGAATGGAAATGGAGCGCGAATTCTGGCGATGTTCCCTGTGCCTGCCCCGAGTCACTTTTCTATGTATCGAGGAGTGCTGATGGACCTTGCAAATAGGGGACACCAGATTGACGTAGTTAGTCATTTCCCTTTGAAGTATCCTTTCGATAACTATCGAGACATTATTGATTTGAATGGAAAAATGGAAGTCATGGTTAACACCCTGGACTTCGAGACAGTCAGCCGTGTTGGCGACATCGCCGTTGAAGAATATGGTGCTGAGAAAGCCGGAAATGACATTTGCCATATTCTTGGAAATCCCGAGATTCAGGAATTGATCAAAAATCCACCACAGGATCCACCCTATGATCTTGTAATTGCAGAG CTTTTCTTCTCGAGTTGCTTTTTCGCTTTCGGGAGACACCTGAATGTCCCCGTAGTAGCGATGACGTCGGCACCAACGCTGCACTACTCCAACGAACCGTTGGGCAACCCGCTGAATCCAGCCATCGTGCCCGAGTACGAAGATGGGTCAATAATTCATATGAACTTTTGGCAGCGACTGAGAAATACGTTGTTTACGTTCAATAAAATCCGCCGAATCAGAAGCATAACCGAGGTACAGAATGACGTGGTAAAGAAGTATTTCGGGTCAGATATGCCGGGTGTTCGAGAGCTGGAGCGAGATCTATCCCTTCTTCTGGTAAACTCTCACCATACCTTAAATGGAATTCGACCCATGACGCCAGCCATTTTGGAAGTTGGTGGAATCCATCTCCGCTTTGAAAATGTCGAGTTACCCGCG GATTTGCAAAACTGGTTGGATAACGCGACGAGCGGATTTATCTACTTCTCTTTTGGAACCTTACTGAAAATCGAGTCGCTCCCGAAGGAGTTTCTGGCTGAATTGTACTCaggtttttcgaaaattgcaCCCATACGGGTAGTGATGAAATCGACGAATCCAGAAGAGTTGCCACCTGGCCTACCGCAGAATGTGATGACGCTGAAGTGGCTGCcccaaattgaaattttga GACACAGAAACATACGGGGATTCGTGACGCACGGTGGATTGGGGGGAATCCAAGAAGCGACTGTTTTCGTCGTCCCAATCGTCGGCATACCAATATTCGCAGACCAGCCACGAAATATTAGAAATTGTGTCGAAAGAGGGGTTGCAGTATCTTTGAATTACAGAGAATTCACAGCGGACAAATTCGTATCAGCTATAAACGAAATCATTCATGATCCGAAATACAA AAATAACATGATGAGATTATCAGCGCAATTTATGGACCGACCGATGGATCCCCGAGAACTGGCCATTTATTGGATCGAGTACATCATCACCTACGGAGGGGATTCCCTGCGATCACCAGCGGTTCAATTGACCTGGTGGCAGCTGGCGTTGCTGGATGTTTATGGCAGTATATTCGTTGCAGCTCTAGTCACTATATATGTAGCCAAGCTTTTCATTTCAGCCCTAATTCGCCGAGTTATACGCTCGAGCAAAACAGTGCCtgtgacgaaaaagaaaaattga